The Glycine soja cultivar W05 chromosome 6, ASM419377v2, whole genome shotgun sequence genome has a window encoding:
- the LOC114415249 gene encoding O-fucosyltransferase 31-like, translating to MKLQIFTQLNQSQKSALAVVFVILLPPFFPNLFQPLGRSSPSVFSEWNAPRPMHVALLEGALQRQTSVELQTSLWSPLAFQGWKPCTERPKPHSLPEKSRGYIQVFLDGGLNQQKMGVCDAVAVAKILNATLVLPHFEVNPVWQDSSSFADIFDVDHFIDVLRDEVSIVKELPSDYSWSTREYYGTGIRATRIKTAPVQATSDWYIENVLPVLQSYGIAAIAPFSHRLTFNNLPSYIQRLRCKVNFEALIFVSHIKELGKAIVHHLRHPTEGNDYPLEETDKFGKQQTGKFVVLHLRFDKDMAAHSACDFGGGKAEKLALAKYRQVLWQGRVLNSQFTDEELRNQGRCPLTPEEIGLLLAALSFNNRTRLYLASHKVYGGEARLATLSKLFPLMEDKKSLVSTEEMAKVKGKASLLAAVDYYVSMQSDIFISASPGNMHNALEAHRAYMNLKTIRPNMRLLGQLFQNKSIGWSEFQLAVLDGHKNRQGQIRLRKENQSIYTYPAPDCMCRA from the exons ATGAAGCTTCAGATTTTCACCCAACTAAACCAATCTCAAAAATCCGCATTGGCGGTGGTTTTCGTCATTCTCTTGCCGCCTTTCTTTCCCAATCTTTTCCAACCTCTCGGTCGTTCTTCGCCTTCTGTGTTCTCT GAGTGGAATGCTCCGAGGCCTATGCACGTGGCTTTGCTAGAGGGTGCTTTGCAACGCCAAACT TCAGTTGAACTTCAAACTAGTCTCTGGTCTCCCTTGGCTTTCCAAGGATGGAAACCTTGCACTGAGCGTCCAAAACCACACT CACTACCTGAAAAGTCACGGGGTTATATCCAGGTTTTCCTTGATGGAGGATTGAACCAGCAGAAGATGGGG GTATGTGATGCTGTTGCTGTTGCTAAGATTTTGAATGCGACGCTGGTGCTCCCACATTTTGAAGTGAACCCTGTGTGGCAAGATTCAAG TTCATTTGCAGATATTTTTGACGTGGATCACTTTATTGATGTCCTCCGTGATGAAGTGTCCATAGTGAAGGAGCTTCCTAGTGACTACTCTTGGAGCACAAGAGAGTACTATGGCACAGGCATAAGAGCTACTAGAATTAAAACCGCACCTGTTCAAGCTACTTCTGATTGGTATATAGAAAATGTCTTGCCTGTACTTCAGAG TTATGGAATTGCTGCCATTGCACCATTCTCTCATCGCTTGACATTCAACAACTTGCCATCATACATCCAGCGCCTCCGTTGTAAGGTCAACTTTGAAGCACTGATCTTTGTTTCACATATCAAGGAATTAGGAAAGGCCATTGTTCATCATCTTCGCCACCCTACAGAAGGGAATGACTATCCGCTGGAGGAAACTGATAAGTTTGGAAAACAGCAAACTGGGAAGTTTGTTGTGTTGCATCTGCGTTTTGACAAA GATATGGCAGCTCATTCAGCCTGTGATTTTGGTGGGGGTAAAGCTGAGAAACTTGCTCTAGCGAAGTACCGGCAGGTGCTTTGGCAGGGAAGGGTATTGAACTCTCAATTCACTGATGAAGAGTTGAGAAATCAGGGGCGTTGCCCACTGACTCCTGAAGAGATTGGATTGCTCCTGGCAGCTTTGAGTTTCAACAATAGAACACGGCTTTATCTTGCTTCCCACAAG GTTTATGGTGGAGAAGCTAGGCTAGCAACTTTAAGCAAGTTATTTCCTCTTATGGAAGATAAGAAGAGCCTAGTCTCCACAGAGGAAATGGCCAAGGTTAAAGGAAAGGCATCACTGTTAGCTGCTGTTGATTATTACGTGAGCATGCAGAGTGACATCTTCATTTCTGCTTCTCCAGGCAATATGCACAATGCTCTA GAGGCGCATCGTGCTTATATGAATCTGAAGACTATCAGACCAAACATGAGACTGTTGGGGCAGCTATTTCAGAATAAAAGCATAGGCTGGTCAGAATTTCAGCTTGCAGTTCTTGATGGACATAAGAACAGACAAGGGCAGATAAGATTAAGGAAGGAGAATCAATCAATTTATACGTATCCTGCTCCTGATTGCATGTGTAGAGCTTAA
- the LOC114415248 gene encoding protein TIME FOR COFFEE-like has translation MMGFSLLLLSVQSNSLPLPLSVPSGLPLMGYMTPLQGVVSMDGTPVKSTTISPPHLLFNQPWPKRCATHCYIARNILCHQQIARMNSFWPTTAGSASLYGGKPNNLNVVPSTELHGNVPGRAANSSQDKGHGIVKFPEHIGKDKAY, from the exons atgATGGGTTTCTCTCTTCTACTTCTTTCCGTTCAATCCAATTCTTTGCCTCTACCATTGTCAGTTCCTAGCGGGCTTCCTCTCATGGG ATATATGACACCTCTGCAAGGAGTTGTATCCATGGATGGGACTCCTGTGAAATCTACAACAATATCG CCTCCCCATCTTCTTTTTAACCAGCCTTGGCCAAAAAGGTGTGCAACCCACTGTTATATTGCTCGCAATATATTGTGTCACCAACAAATTGCGAGGATGAATTCATTTTGGCCAACAACAGCAGGTTCTGCATCACTATATGGGGGTAAGCCCAACAATCTTAATGTTGTACCCTCCACAGAGTTGCATGGGAATGTTCCCGGCAGGGCTGCAAACTCTTCTCAAGACAAAGGGCATGGTATTGTCAAGTTTCCAGAACATATTGGGAAGGACAAAGCCTATTAG